The Acidobacteriota bacterium nucleotide sequence CACGATTTCAACCATCGCTCGGCGGGACGCTGCACCTCTCGCGCACCAATGCATTTTTCCTCGGCGGCGGAAAGGCGCTGTTGAACGGTTATTATCGCGCCGCGGAAAGAATGGGGATCGAGATCGAGTACAACGCCGAAGTGAACGAACTGAATTTTCGTGATGGGCGATTTCACTCCGCCGTCGTCGTGCGCAAGGGATTCACTGAGGTAGTGCGGGCTAAAACGCTGGTGGCAGCGGCGGGTGGATTTCAAGCCAACATCGAGTGGTTGCGCTCGGCCTGGGGCGAGGCCGCCAATAATTTCCTGATTCGTGGCACGCCCTACGACAACGGACACATACTGCGTCTGCTGATGAATCAAGGCGCGCGGACCGTATCCGATCCCACGCAGTGCCACTGCGTGGCCATCGACGCGCGCGCGCCGCGCTTTGATGGAGGGATCATCACGCGCGTCGATTGCGTCTCGCTCGGCATCACCGTCAATCAACACGCGCAGCGCTTCTACGATGAGGGCGAAGATTTCTGGCCGAAGCGCTACGCGATTTGGGGACGACTCGTCGCGCAGCAGCCTGGGCAGATCGCTTACACGATTATCGATTCGCAGGCGATGGGTGGGTTCATGCCGCCCGTGTTCCCGCCCATTCAGGCACGCTCGCTGCGCGAGCTTGCGGACGCCTTGAAGCTTGATCCGCAGGCGCTGGAGCGGACGGTCGCCGAGTACAACGCGGCGGTGCGCCCCGGAAAGTTTGATCACGCCATCCTCGACAACTGCTCGACCGAGGACTTGCAGCCGGCGAAGTCGCACTGGGCGCTCCGCATCGAACGGCCACCGTATTACGCTTACCCACTGCGCCCCGGCATCACCTTCACCTACCTGGGCGTGGCGGTGAACGAGCGCGCTGAAGTTTGTTTCGAGGAGAACCGGAAGTTGGACAATGTCTTCGCCGCCGGTGAGATTAT carries:
- the tcuA gene encoding FAD-dependent tricarballylate dehydrogenase TcuA gives rise to the protein MDPNQLYDVLIVGGGNAALCAAITARQAGASVIVLEAAPKHFRGGNSRHTRNFRCMHDAPADVLTDSYGENEYWEDLLKVTAGHTDEKLARMVIRQTSECRPWMRAHGARFQPSLGGTLHLSRTNAFFLGGGKALLNGYYRAAERMGIEIEYNAEVNELNFRDGRFHSAVVVRKGFTEVVRAKTLVAAAGGFQANIEWLRSAWGEAANNFLIRGTPYDNGHILRLLMNQGARTVSDPTQCHCVAIDARAPRFDGGIITRVDCVSLGITVNQHAQRFYDEGEDFWPKRYAIWGRLVAQQPGQIAYTIIDSQAMGGFMPPVFPPIQARSLRELADALKLDPQALERTVAEYNAAVRPGKFDHAILDNCSTEDLQPAKSHWALRIERPPYYAYPLRPGITFTYLGVAVNERAEVCFEENRKLDNVFAAGEIMAGNILGKGYLAGLGMAIGTVFGRIAGEEAARRAHA